Sequence from the Miscanthus floridulus cultivar M001 chromosome 16, ASM1932011v1, whole genome shotgun sequence genome:
CGTAACGAATCCAAATGTCTGCCATATTCCATCATCCATCTTAACCGTTATTTCGAATTAGAAGACACTTTGGCTTTTCTAGTTATATtgcttttactatatatctaaacaTAGTGCATATCTAAAtataaaagctatgtatctaaaaaaaagtcttataatttgaaatagaaaaGGTAACATTCTAAATCAATTTTATCTCCTAAAAACACCCTTCAACCGAGTGCTCCTGTCCCCGTGTCTAGATGGTCGCatccaaaagaaacaaaaatgaaAACTGAAACGGCCACTCTGATAATTAAGTGATGAAATTGACTTTCATCGTTTCATGACGAAGTCTGAGACGAAAGCAGCAATTCCACCAACGTAATACATTGCCGGTTAGAATAGAAGCTTCTCAAGATATGAAAGTACGGTGGGGGAGCGGCCTTTCTTTCACATTTTCGTTTTGGGCTCTCTCACATCGCCCGGCCATACATAACCTCCAAAGCCTTGGGATGATTCTTTGCCAGTGATATTTGACTTGCTCCAAGACCAGGTACACTTATCCAGAAGCAAGAGCAAGACGATAGACATAAGTGGAGGAAATGACTCGTGATCTTTGCACAGCACAGAAACACAGAAGAGCAGATTGCATGGCAAGATGACTCAATTGCAACTGCGAATTTGTTAACAGCTTGAACCACATTGATTGAATCATAGAAATGCCATCCATTTCGTGAGGGCAAAGCACATCCATCATGGACCAGTGACATCAGTACTGGCAAATGTAGTGTAGGATAACATTCTCAAAATTTCCATGCTTATGTGATTATGTCTAACATGAATGAATTGGTACACAATACTGTTGTGGAAGTCATACCAAAGGTTTCCTAAGAAGATGGCACTAAACTATTTACCACAATCTGACAGCAAGCGGCTTCCACTTGGATAAAACAGCAGTTGGGAACAGTTACAAGCAGAGTTCCTTAATCTAACCTGTATCCAAGACAAAGGTAAACATAAGTGTTCTTTACTCAGGGTTGACCTTTTGCTTCTTCGAGTCGTCCTTGTTTTTCTTGGCTTCGCGGCGCTCCCTCTTTAGTCCCTTTATGTCGTTTGACAAGGTCAACTTTCCAACCTGAATTCAGGCAAAACCGTGAATCGGGTTATCATGTCAAAGGCAATCCTGCTACAAGTTTTCCGAAAGCAGGACTCAGTACGAACCTGCTGGTCTGGCATGTAGACCTTGCCCAGCTTGCCCTGCACTGGATCCTTAGTGACATTTTTCATCTGCAAGAAGGTTCACGATAGTTGTGAATATCAGTGCAGTGACTCAGGAAGTCAGGAGGAAGATTTCAGTGAGAACACAGAAAAAGGCAGATGTTAGTTCCATTGGGAAAAAGGCAGATGTTAGTTCCATTGGGTTTACCTTCTTAGCATGTTCAGCAGTCTTCATAGCTTCTTTCTTTAAGCTTTCAACTGGAAGTCTGTGCCTCCTTACAACCAGATCCATTGAAGGTCCAACTTCGACCAGCTCCATCCTAGGAATAGATGTACCTGACCTTTTTAGACGAAGAGCACAGTGCATCATGTAGACAGTAGTAGGAGAGATTGCAGTGCACACATAGATCCGATCCACACCAGCAAGGCTTAGATTCTCTACGACCTGCATTCAACAGCAACAGTTTATTAGGAAGCTCAAGAGATTTATCCATGCATGCCACCCTGTAGTTACAAAATTGCGCACCTCTCCTCTGAAAAGATCAAGCAGCACTtctttcaaatgtttcagctctTCAGCACTCTCAAAGTGTTCCCCTATGAAAGCAAAGAAAGGCTTCGATCCAAGTTTTGGTGCTAGCTTCTTATCATAAACATAAGACTCCATCGACTTGTAGTTCTCAACTCCTACTTCAACAAGGTCATATATGTGGTGGTCATACGTTCTTCCCAAAATCAGATTGTTGGGCCTCTTCTTTGAATGAGAACCATACTGCATCATGAGTTAAACAAACAGTTGAAAACAATGGAGTGAGATAATCTCTTTAAGACAAGGGTACAATGACATAAGGATAAAGCATTGAAATAGAAAATATTATACTCATTTACAGATACATTTAGCAGGCATGGTTGACAGAAATTAATTATGTAGCCACTAGATTATTCTACTTCTACTCCACACTATGAATTATTACAACATCAGCAAATACAAATGGCAAACGATGAACTAGTCAAAATGATGTCACTCACCACTATAAGGCTACAGTCTGTCTTGAGGGAGAAAAATTCCAGAGAAGATTCTCCACCACTTTCAAAAGGCCTAATGTTGTCATTCTTCTTGGTATATTTCACAGCATTATCACGCTTTAGGTGGTAAATATCTGACAGCACAGAGTTCAACACAGCACTAGTCTTGGTACCATGGAGGATCAGTGTCTTCTTGCTGGTCTCAACCTGGCAAAATTATCAGAGCAGAAGGCAGATGTGAGATTGAAACACAAAGCATCAAACATGCTATTTCTATTACCACTTCAAATTATGCAGAACCTCCTTACACGGATACTAGATAGCTAAGACCAAGAATACCACATGATTTTCGGCATAAAGCATAGTGCATTGCACAATGTGCCAAAAGGTCACGTCTTTAACCAGCTAGCCAACCCACTGCGAGATTTGATAAAGATTATATAGAGCTTCATCACTAGAAAGGATATGAACATCACACAAGACCTGCTAAAGATTATCCCGAGATTGCCTTGGCAATACTGTTTGTTCTAAGATGGTTCCTGCACACTGACCCTGCAGGGCGGCAGCACAGCCACAGTGTTCCATGGTAGTGGCTGATCAGGACATGGTATGATGACGAGGTGCCCTACTAGTATCCAGTAGCAAGAATCATTTCTTTAAGGGCAAATAGCAATCACACACATATAAGATATGCAAGCAAGTATGATACTTTCGTCCTATACGTGTGTTTGCCAGAAAATAAaacactaaggccttgtttggatgtcatcggattcacctcaatccatgAATCCGattacatccaaacaaggcctgaaGGACACAGGAACCCTCCTTGTCAGGGCACCCTGCGGACAGGAGCGCCAATTGGAGCAGACGACTAGGGGAGGGGCAGGCCAAAAGGGCGACAGACTGTGTGGCAGCCCACCGCGAGCAGCAGGGCCATACCACACATTTTGAAGGGCCTCTGCATACATTACATCAGCAGGACCGTACCACAAAGACAAGGCTAGCTAGTTTGTACTTTGTAGATTAGATAGACGAGGTACAAAATCCGGATGAGAAGCTGACATATACAGGACCCTCATCGATGGGTATTCTGATCTGATAATAGTTTAGATGTATGACGAAGCAATCTCTCGAAAGATTTCCTACGTTTACTGTCTCTGCTCCCATATCTCTTTGGAGTGTCGCAACTAATCTGCATAATTCTTGATGAAAAAAATTAAGGGCGCATAATTTGTTGGAGAACCCGCACGGTCGCCATCCTGACGTCCTAGAACTAGATACCTGGTGGGCCTCCCCACTCCTTCTCGCCGCAGGGAGGTTTTGGAAAAGGGTACAGGGGTGGGAAAAGGGAGCAGAGAAGGAAGCTTACGAGCTTGGGCGCGTGCTTGAGTAGCTCCCGCCTGGCGCGTTGGGTCTTGGGCACCCTGATCGCCGCCACCATCTTCTCCTTCCGCTCCGATCGAAGCCGCCGCCGCGGAGAAGAACAAGCTgaagaggaggaggggaggcggCTACCTGACAATACAGCACCGGACCACTAAACCCTAGAAAACCCCGCGCCGCTTTTGTTCAGTAGGGGGGATTCGCGCAGAGAAGCGCCGTCGAAGGGGAGTGGAGAAACGGCGGCGCCAGCCTCGCCTGGTCAGCAAACCTAACCAGGTCGATGGGCCTACTGGCTTCTCCGGCTCACTAGTTACTGGGCTGCCATCACATGTGTCGTTGTAGGCCCATTAGCCCATGAGGCGAAGTTCCTTTCTCCCCTTTTCGTTCTCGGCCCTCAACGTCTCTCTCCCTTCGCTTCCGTCGCACGCGACTGCCAGGCGGACAGGCTCCTCCCCGGCACTAGCCGTTAAGCCGTCGGTGCCCAACGGCCCCATTCCCGCCGCGCTCCGCTCTATTAATGCTCGCCTCCTCGCTCTCCGGTCAgtccactccactccactcctCGCGCCGCATCCATCCTTCCATTCTCTCTCGATCTCTCTGCTGTCTCCCGACCGAGCGCAGATCCCGACCGAGCAAGAAGCAAGCCGGCGCCAGCGGCCAGCGCAGAGGGTGATCGACGATGGCGGGCAGCACGCGCGCGGCGCACAAGGCGTTCCTGCTGTGCAACTACACGCTGCTGGGGGCGGCGTCGGCGTGCATCTTCCTCACGCTCTCGCTCCGCCTCGCGCCCTCCGCGTGCGGCCTGCTCCTCGTCTTCCTGCACGCGCTCACCGCCGTCTTCGCCGCCGCGGGCTGCTCGGGCTCCTTCACCGAAGGCGGCGCCGGGGCCGGCCGCGCGCACGCCGCGCACACCGCGGGGGCCGTCCTCACCGCCATCTTCCAGGGCGCCGCCGCGCTACTCGCCTTCACACGGACCGCCGACTTCCTCGCCGAGCTGCGGTCCTACGTCCGGGAGGAGGACGGCGAGGTCATTCTCAAGCTCATCGGCGGGCTCGGTACCGCCATCTTCGTGCTCGAGTGGGCTGCGCTGGCGCTCGCATTCGCGCTCCGGCTTGACGACGATGGCAGCGAGGAGATCGACGGCGAGCACTGCAAGAGCTGGGCGTCAGGGTACCATGTCTGATTCTCCTCTGATCAAGCACCGGAGTCTGAAGAGATACGGGCACAGAAATCAGAAAAGAGGGatattttttttgtctttttttatTTACACCTGTGGATCTATTCCGCTGTTGTTACTGTGATCATGGACCGAAGTGCAAAGGCAAATGTTTTGCTTTGCACTGTATTCAATTCATCTGTTATAAGTAGCAATAAAAACTATTCATTCAGTGAGCCGTAAAAGAGTGACTCTAATCCTTTTCATCCAAGCGAAGCAGACTCATCACTATTAGAAAAAATGACAGTAAAATTATTGTCCAGTTGAGGGTAATTTTAAAAATAACCTACCAAAAAGATTTTGTCAGTTTAATTAGCAATGATAACATAAAAGCTTAAAAATAAACTTCCGAGAAATAATATTGAAGGATTGGAAACATACTTTTCACCAAGTAAAGCACTGGAAACATACTATTGAAGGATTGGAAACATACTTTTCACCAAGAATATACACACAAGCCTCAGTACAAATGCAATTTGAATCTTTTTCTACAGCTATGTGTAagttgaataaataaataaagatcagACATCCACCATTACATACAGAAGCTAAAAAGAACAAACAAGAATGCAAAGTGAAAGATAAAAATAATGAAAGCCAGCCTAACTGTTCATACAACGAGCAGATTGTAAAACAGAATATGATTAAGACATGAAGCTTATCAGTCTGGGGCCAACTTAAAGATCATAGTACGACAGTGTTTGTTCTAATGTGACTGAAAAGAATAATACCCATAAATGTCATCCTTGCGTTGTCTGCAATTGTAGTCGTTTGATGCTCCTAAGCACACATGTGGGAGTCATGAACTTTAAAACTCGTTGGTGGTCATTCGTCTTCTGCTGCTGCTCAGCGACACCTTGAGACCTGTTACTGATATAACCCACATATAGACCTGTTACAAAGATGGTTGTTGGCTTCCCAGGACCCTGGAAGCAGGCCATAATTCTCAACTCTGATTCATATCCAAATCAGTGTCAACATCTTCTTCATCCAACGAGCAACAGTAACCTTGTTCGGCAACTGTTTCCCACAGTCTATATGGTGGCAATGTTCGGCTTCTGCTGTCAATACTGATCAAGTTTCCTTTTCCATTGGTGGAAGAAGGAAATTGCAGAAGCCATCACCAGTATCATCTTCTGTTCCTTATCCTGCCATTAAGCAGCCTTGCTGACACAGTCACTTAGAAAATGATCACGTACGTCAGACATTAGTCCTTTCTTTGCATGTTCTGGCAATTTTATGGTAACCTTGAGGAGcttttcttcctctgctttctGAATAAGAAGCCATTGTGCATATGCACGCTTGCAGAGTGGTTTCTCTCTCAACCACTGAAGATGCGTTTGGATCCATCCAAAATTCCATAAGCTGGTAGAAGCTAGGTTCATTCAGCTTTTGAGATTGTGGAAGCTAGCTTGGTGGATGTTTGGAGACTATCCCATCTTCCACAAGCCATTGTGGAATCTCACAAGATCCAAACAGGCCGTTGACAACTGATAATTGATTATATGGACCTATGATCATACTGCCCATTTGCCCTCAGGTGTGGGACTTTGTTGACACAACTGCTATATTCATGAAGATGCCTTGAATATGCTTTCTTACAATTGGCTCACAACTTATCTCAAAACAGCTGCCTGATAACAAAGAAGAAACAAGGGGACTTGGAATATTGTTGTCAGATAGAATGAATTGACTAGATTAGCAAGTTTTGTGCACTACAAAAAGGGGTAAGATTGTAGGAGTAGGACTATTAAATACCACGTGTCTTGCACATGTGAAATTTGCACATCTTGTGTTGTTTCAAACATTGCACATGTGAAATTTGCAGCAACCTCTTCAAGAAAATCTTTCCTAATATGAAGCTCGCCTGCTTCTTGAAAGAAACATTTATGCATAAGGTGTCAAACTCGAAATCATTTTCTGTACAAAACAATTTTCTAGAGCATGAAAATTAATGTAAACAATGGGTAGGTTGCGCAGGCAATATTGTTCTAAAGAAGAAAAAATAATATGAAGTGTCAGCTTAGATCATGTACAGGTATCTTTGTTAATGTCAGATGGTGACCTGATTGGTCAGCACTGCCAAATTGGGTGCCAACCTCCCATtgcctcttaatgaaaaacgtgctaTGCAGGAGAGCTACGCGATGTTTCATAAAGAGAGGAAagatgtttcaaaaaaaaaggaaagaaaaatacAAAGGAGGAAGCCAAAATGGACCCCTCCCCAAACACATCAACACCAAGCCGGCTAACAAACATGACTACAAAAGCGCCACAAAATAAACAAGGCAACAACCAGAAAACAAATTAAGAGTCAGGGTTTGAGCAACCTACGGAGTCCGTGGAGTGTGCAAGTACCAGCGAAACACCACAAACTCATCGGTGTAACAAAGTCTGAATACTTGGCCGGGCTCCCTCAAACACGCAGGCGTTTCAGTGCTTCTAGACTTCTGAAGTCACTAGGAACAGCTTCCATTCCTAAAAATGATGGAACTGATTCACGTCCCTAATGTCAATTTCTCTCATGAAAGTGTGACAGTCAACACATATTGGGTGTAACAAGGAGACCCATAAGCAAGCAACAACAAGCTTCTCACTATGGTACAGAAGCAAGCTCTCCTTCTGTTCTTCATCTATGGCATGGAGAACAAATTCAGTGTCAAGCACATTGCTTTAGCCATTAACAAAGTGTACAGCTGCTGGTGGGTAGCCTATATATCTTAAATTTACTCATGTTCCTCATCTTCAGTGAATGAGTGGATTCAGTTCTTTATCTGCATCCAACTACAACAAGTCTACTTGTTGACACCTTGTTCTTTCATAAGTTTTCATACCTTCGCAACTTCATCCCAAATCCCTTGGGAGATGAGAGGAGTATATATTTGATAACGTGACATAGTTAATAGCATTTGATGGCTCAATAGACAAAAGTTTCTCAGCTGCCCTTCTACCAATTTCTACATTCTTGTGAATCTTGCATGCACCATGAAGAGCACTCCAGATCACTGTACCTAGCTGAATAAGCATATTGTAAATAAAATGATCATCTCCTCGCATCACCAGCTCACTCAAGTAGGTCCACCATGCAAGCATAGTGCTCCAACAGAGGAGTTAGTCCATAATAACCGTTCATAGACTTGAAAAACTATTGGTTTAAATCTACCAAACCAGAATGCGCATATGCGGATATTATTGTAGTCCAAGagactaaggatgaaaacggaacggaaatatcccgaaccgaaccgcatcgttttctatatttaatccgaccGAATTCGTATTTTtttgtccgactttaccgttttcgctttcgcatttgagatgtttcgtatttcgaatgtaaaagtagaaaacggtttacacatttttcgaccgttttctacttttctacttttaatttgaaatattccgaattcaaaattcggtttaaaccgaatttgaccaactgcacaggtcatacagcccaattacaggctGCTCACCACGCAGTTGTGTTCTTTCTACCGGTGgctagctgccctctcttatagacggcgcctagcctcatctctcttattatgtatttggtcgtgcacttgtttaatgctatgcacttgaactagatcatgcacttgttagttgtgaacttgttatgtatttggtcgtgcacttgtttaatgctatgcactgtgggtcggtatttcgtattgaattttcgcataccgaccgtgttcgacataattccgctcgaattggttcgttttcgaaattctagatattccgtaagttcgtgttcgttttcgtgtccggcttatccgctttcgctttcgctttcgtatttcaaatgtaaaagtagaaaacggttgaggagtttttcgaccgagttcgaccgttttcatccttacaaGAGACAACATCTCAACTCGGCATATTTTTCAAGTGTATCTCTTGCTCCTTCCAAATATATATTattttgtataaatgttgtaagaaAGAAATACACGATACTATATCCTTAGTTGTCATCTAATCAAATATCTGCCTCGTGAACCCTATGTGGCTATGTTCCTGCTAGTGACCAGTGCATTACAAACATATCTATTAAACTGACACCTGGCCAAGTGAATGCACTTGCTTTCCTGTCTCAAGAGCTTCGCTATTTTAACAAGCAAAGAAGCTACTAGACAGGCTAGGTAACATCCCGTTCCAATAGAGTGCTTGGAGCAAAACAAAAGCTTGTTCACTCCTCCCATTATGTTACCTTGTGATCATCCCAGCCAAGATTTTGTGTTTCTGAAAGGCATCCTGTTAAAAAGCTCTTCTGCTTCATCTACCATTTCATCCTGCATGTACCCAGTAATCATGGCATCCAAGGATACAACATTAATTTACGCTCAGGTATCTGCTCAAATAAAATTCTTGCATCATTAATCAAGTTGACCAAAGAATTTTTGCATGTACCCTTGCATGTTACCTTTAGGCTCAAGAATTCTTGCATGTACCCTGAGAGAGTGCAGGATTCACGGTTGACCAAAGAATTTTAGTACTCTGTCAAGTATGGCAGTGCCAACAACCACATCCCTCTCAAAGACAGACTTACGCACGAGAACATGGGTACTCTAACTCTCTAGAATGCCAAGGTTACCAAGATGGCGTATAGCTGAAAGCACAGAAACAAGGTTTGATTGCTCTTATGGCATTCCATCACAGAGCACtgtgccaaagtccaaacttGTCCCAATCGTTGCCATACTTCTCAATTAGAGTATTACCCAGAGAAATCATCACTATCCGACAAACCAAGTTGCGTTCTGGCATTTGTTCAAACTTCAAACAGATTCATCTGCATCCACCATCAGTCGGCTACTGGCAGTACCCAGTAACTGTAAGCATAAGCACTGTGTTCCGCGATGAGGCATCCCTGCTCGGCATTGCATCAAACAGTATGCGCGCAAGGGTAATGCCCTCATTCTGGACATAGCCGGTAAGCATGGGCATTCCACGCTACGGTGTTCCGAGCGCGCATTTCATCGAACACACTCCGAGCGTCGCGCATACGCTCGACGCACGAGTAGCCCGACAGCGGGATGGTGCCCGTGCGCGTGCACCGAGCAGCGAGTCGCGGGGGATGAGCAGTGGCTGGCGCATACACGGCCGTGTCCCCGCGCTACGGCCGCTGAGCTCCCTCAGGGTCAGGACCCATCTGCCAGAGAACGGTAGCCGTTAGGAGACgtggaagtggaatgcaaagaGTTAGAGCAAGAACACATGTATGGGAGCATAAGTCTTTAATAAGCAAAGCCAAAGAGATGGGGCGAGATGATCGAGAATTAGGTCCAATTAACCAATTCCATGAAACTAGGCTAAAAAAGATCGATTAAGGCTATGGCATTGACCAAGTGAGCACTAGTCATAGTAGAGATGAAAATTAAACTCTAGATAACTTTAGTTGCAGGTTGCAGGGACTTTGACAGGATTTTGCACAACTGAAGCAACATCTTTTTTTGAATGTACTCAAATATTTGATTTGATTTAAAGTAGGCACGATAGAACACTATTCATGAAATATGTATATTGCGATGTAAATGATGCCCAAGACATGAAACTGCAAAAATGACAACACCCAACACAAACAAAAACAAACGACACCTTTAGAGAAAGCCACCGATCCTTTTCACTAACTTATATGCTTCTAATGCTATGCTATCTTTCCAGTAATGTGCTCCAAATTATTATAGACTTATCTAAGTAGAACTTTTAAACTTGATCACGTCATTATTGCAGCGTCACTATTTATGAGTTTCCCCTCTCTCTAATGAAGCTATGATCGcattcggctgatggtttctgcagctgataagccggctgatgttgttttgttacgagagaaaaacattgtaccatggctgataaaccGAACcgataagttcaagcaaacaaggcgatttttttttttttttgcctcgtcCACTACAGCTAAAAGGCAGTGGTTGCAACTACAACATGTCATTCTTCACATAATCTTTGGCTAGGAgaataagggcatgtttggtttgaGCTCAGCCATGAATTTCAGACGTTCAATTTTAGAGGCCTAGGGCTGAGATTGTTGAGTGGCCTAGGAGCTATCTAGATGGACTTCAACCAAACAATCCCTACCACTAATAGCCACAAATTGCAGTTGCAACAGTTTTAGTTGTGCTGAACACCCCATTTGTTTCACCCACTTTGACTTCACTAGTAAAATCAGACTTATGTAAGCCATGTTCGCTTGAAttacttatcagtcatggtataatatttttctctcacaacaaaacagtatcAACCAGTTTATCAGCCGCAAAATCCATCAGCCAAATAGGCTGTAAATTTCTACCAAACAAGCTATAAGATATCAACCACTATCATACATAATACAAGGATGAATTTAGACATATTTATCGGGGTCACAAGGGCGAATTTAGGCATATTTATCGGGATCCCAACTCCCAACCCAAGGGCATATGCAAATCCTTTATTAAAACATTGTTATAAATTAAAAAGATCCATGTCATATAATAAAGTTAACCTTGTAGACGTTAATGGTGTTCACGCTCGGCTAATTTTGCCCATGACCATACCCTCCTTTCGTGGGTTCTGCACTCCTATAGCAGCCATATACTTTATCTTTCAAGTTCACGCGTTTACCTTTGCAGGTTCCTTCATATCATTTCGCGACAAAATGGTCGTCACACGTTGGATGCTTGGATAGTTGGATGTGAAAATCTGATAGTGATAGACAGACACCGCCGCACCGGAGGCAAAGGCGACCAAAAAAAGGTTCTTCCACCATGCACACAGGCAACACACTACACGTCGTCCCGGTGACGTGGCGAACTCCTAGTGGCTGTCTCTGCAGCTCCGACGAGCGGCGATTCGCTGCGGCGGGGATCCGTGACGCTCAGCAGAGCAGACAACAAGGAGTCAACGTCGTGCTTAATAGGCCCAGGTCTCCGGCAACGGGCCCTACCTACAGCTCGGGCCGTGCCGCCGTGGCCCGTGGGAGTCCAGGTCCGCCATGGACTTTGACAAGTCAACGTCGTCGCCCACCGCGTAGCCGGTCCGCCACGGAAGACTCGACCGGCCTTCACCAGCGAGTGACCTCCCCACTCTCTCCCAAGCTGACCCGGGTGTTCCTAATAACCACAGAAACGCCATCCCCACGTCGGCGAGACAGCGCGGGACGGAGTGGCATCCTCGTGAATAGCCACGGTTCCTGAGCCCCTTCTCGGATCCGCTCTCTTAACAAATATTCCCTTCGCGGTTCCCAGTCGCCCACCAAGACTGGTAGGAAAGCTCGTCGCCGTACGGGGCTCGGCTCAGGTGAGCGAGCGGCGGGTACTGAGGCCGGAGGCGATGGGCCGCCTCCGCGACGGGCGAGCCTTCCTCCACCGCGCGCTGGTCCTCTCGTCgctgctcctcctcgcctccgGCGAAATCTTCTTCGAGGAGCGATTCGATGGTACTGTGCGTGGCTGTGCTGGGTTGATTTTGTTTCCGGTTTAGCTAGTCGGCGCGTTTAGTTCGGTGGTCAACGGTTGTCTTCGAGGAGCGATTGGGTGATTCTGTGACTGTGTTGGATTAATTTGGTGCTCCTTTGTCCTATTCGCTGGTTTAGTTGCGCATTGGTGTCACTGTGACTAGTTACTGACTGCCTGCTAACGCCGACAGATTCAGAATTTCGGTTTGTTGGTTCAGAGTTGTTCGTTATTCATATGGTTTAGCTTTCCAGAGAAGTGAATTAGTCTAGAGGTATTGTTACTGCTAGTTGTGCCTTCTGATATGCTCCAGCGGTCCTGCCTCCAGGACTCGAAGAACTTACAGTTGACTTACAGTCCGTCGTCCTATCGATGTGATGCCATGTGCAGTCCATGAACTTATCAGTAGTTGATGTCTGCTCAACTTTCTTGTTTTTCTAGGTGGATTTCATTTTTTAATTTGAttaatgaaattgtgcaacatgGTAACATTCAGATGGGTGGGATAGCCGTTGGGTGAAATCTGATTGGAAGAAGAGCCAAGGACAAGCCGGAACCTTCCGACACACAGCGGGAACCTATTCTGGAGACCCTGACGATAAAGGTGAGGGTCTATTCATGAGTGGCCCTTTATATGCAGTGCCCTGTTCTCTTGGCTGagaagccatggctgaaagtactgttggttgatttgtttcattggctgaaaaagtacagcttataagccaagcgaacaggggcaTGTGGTCCCTCTTTGCTTCTTGTAGTATCTTGTATTTTACAAAGAAAACAAATCTGTATTTGATAGTGACAGTGGatattttgatacccagtttccAGCTAGATATGCCTTGGGTCTATTCATGTTATTTCAACTACTGAACCTGAGCATCTTTTTAAAAAACTTCAATCAGAGGAGGTGCTCAGGCTGCATTCCATTCGCCACCCCCTGTTTTCATCATAaacatttttttttgttaaaaaaaaagagaggagcaTTTCTAGATTTGTACATACTTTATCAATCATCTtcaatttttaaaaccaaaaaaGGTATAACCTTATCTTTGGCTTTTTGCCATGGTTTGTTTCGCGTGTCATATGATTATTTGCATTGTGCAACCATCTTTTCAGGTATACAAACAACTGGGGATGCCAAACATTTTGCTATATCGGCAAAATTCCCAGAATTTAGTAACAAGGGCCGGACATTGGTGATCCAGTACTCTCTAAAGATTGAGCAAGACATTGAATGTGGTGGTGCTTACATCAAACTTATGTCTGGTTATCTCAACCAGAAGAAATTTGGCGGCGACACTCCTTACAGGTCAATTTGCTCTCTGTGTTTGGCCTAAAAAAGTTTGTTTATGAGGTTCCTTCATATAATGTTCAAAATTATAGATATGAAATGTGTCCTTGTGTATCCATGAACTCTACAACTGCAGCTTTTCAGTCTTCACCTTG
This genomic interval carries:
- the LOC136514091 gene encoding uncharacterized protein, coding for MAGSTRAAHKAFLLCNYTLLGAASACIFLTLSLRLAPSACGLLLVFLHALTAVFAAAGCSGSFTEGGAGAGRAHAAHTAGAVLTAIFQGAAALLAFTRTADFLAELRSYVREEDGEVILKLIGGLGTAIFVLEWAALALAFALRLDDDGSEEIDGEHCKSWASGYHV
- the LOC136513586 gene encoding ribosome production factor 2 homolog, producing the protein MVAAIRVPKTQRARRELLKHAPKLVETSKKTLILHGTKTSAVLNSVLSDIYHLKRDNAVKYTKKNDNIRPFESGGESSLEFFSLKTDCSLIVYGSHSKKRPNNLILGRTYDHHIYDLVEVGVENYKSMESYVYDKKLAPKLGSKPFFAFIGEHFESAEELKHLKEVLLDLFRGEVVENLSLAGVDRIYVCTAISPTTVYMMHCALRLKRSGTSIPRMELVEVGPSMDLVVRRHRLPVESLKKEAMKTAEHAKKMKNVTKDPVQGKLGKVYMPDQQVGKLTLSNDIKGLKRERREAKKNKDDSKKQKVNPE